One Fibrobacter sp. UWH6 genomic window carries:
- a CDS encoding efflux RND transporter periplasmic adaptor subunit, protein MNKLFKILFFCTAVFAFCASSALAASFDGITEPLAQASMGFTVSGKIDSIWVKEGEFVHKGDTLMNLIKTEEELRSRITKITAEDLSSVVSAKAKMDAYEKDLEATKKLFETSNSISAEQLWEKEMNFNVAKAEWEAAKVSKSKDSLEHRMARAQLLKQYLIAPFDGEIVSISKNRSESVEALESVIEIADVRTCRMTAYIIVNKTNKLKIGQSVNLQLNGSAKNRNKMGTIEFISPVVDKASLLRTVKVIFDNSNHSIEPGVTGKIILQ, encoded by the coding sequence ATGAATAAGTTGTTCAAAATACTGTTTTTCTGCACCGCCGTATTCGCTTTTTGCGCAAGCTCTGCACTAGCCGCAAGCTTCGACGGTATCACGGAACCGCTCGCGCAAGCCAGTATGGGCTTTACCGTATCCGGGAAAATCGACAGCATCTGGGTAAAAGAAGGCGAGTTCGTCCACAAGGGCGACACCTTGATGAACCTCATAAAGACCGAAGAGGAACTGCGTTCACGCATCACGAAAATCACCGCCGAGGACCTCTCGAGTGTTGTCTCGGCGAAGGCGAAAATGGACGCGTACGAAAAGGACTTGGAAGCCACGAAAAAGTTGTTCGAGACTTCGAATTCCATAAGCGCCGAGCAGCTCTGGGAAAAGGAAATGAACTTCAATGTAGCGAAAGCCGAATGGGAAGCCGCAAAGGTATCCAAGTCCAAGGATTCCCTCGAGCACCGCATGGCACGCGCACAGCTGCTCAAGCAGTACCTAATCGCCCCCTTCGATGGAGAAATAGTTTCCATATCGAAGAACAGGAGCGAAAGCGTCGAAGCCCTCGAATCCGTCATCGAAATCGCGGACGTGCGCACATGCCGCATGACAGCCTACATCATTGTCAACAAGACGAACAAGCTGAAAATCGGCCAAAGCGTCAATCTTCAACTGAACGGCTCCGCGAAAAATCGGAACAAAATGGGAACCATTGAATTCATCTCGCCCGTCGTCGACAAGGCCAGCCTGCTACGAACAGTCAAGGTCATCTTCGACAATTCAAACCACTCCATAGAACCCGGCGTCACCGGCAAAATCATATTGCAATAA